Proteins from a genomic interval of Gadus morhua chromosome 19, gadMor3.0, whole genome shotgun sequence:
- the LOC115532473 gene encoding uncharacterized protein LOC115532473: MTMVYSTKLTLVMLAFRSSVMLTSGAGIPEVVTNLGDTDTEVFTREGEDAILPCGLGSPVNLKDEVVDWKKKQQEVFFYEKGKHYNNGKRGQDPQFGGRVHLLPGGLQAGDASVILSSATQADGGVYSCFFPPLGPTRLIRLTVERVPDDTPPKIRKAGHWLTGDHEEVLGNGPWKAIDVSFIVLFILSFGVNIYQFTKTNNCRKGHGQQAVPDSDSSD; this comes from the exons ATGACAATGGTCTACTCTACCAAACTCACTCTTGTCATGTTGGCTTTTCGTTCCTCTGTTATGCTGACCT CAGGTGCTGGCATCCCTGAGGTGGTCACCAATCTGGGGGACACTGACACTGAGGTGTTCaccagagaaggagaagatgccATCTTACCGTGTGGTCTGGGTTCCCCGGTGAACCTGAAGGATGAGGTGGTTGACTGGAAGAAGAAGCAGCAGGAGGTGTTCTTTTATGAAAAGGGCAAGCATTACAACAACGGCAAGCGTGGACAAGACCCCCAGTTCGGGGGCAGGGTGCACCTTCTCCCAGGGGGGCTGCAGGCCGGTGACGCCTCTGTGATCCTGTCCAGTGCGACCCAGGCTGACGGCGGAGTGTATTCTTGCTTCTTCCCACCTTTGGGACCGACGAGATTGATCCGGCTGACTGTAG AGCGCGTCCCCGATGACACTCCCCCAAAAATCAGGAAGGCGG GCCATTGGTTGACCGGCGATCATGAAGAGGTCCTCGGCAATGGTCCATGGAAGGCCATAGATGTTTCTTTCATTGTTCTCTTTATTTTATCATTTGGAGTTAATATTTACCAATTTACCAAAACTAATAACTGTAGGAAAGGTCATGGTCAACAAGCAGTCCCTGATTCTGATAGTTCTGATTGA